The DNA segment GCTCATTTAGAATATCGACCGGTTTTATTCTGGCAACCCAGTCCAACGCCTCAATAATGTTATCCTGTTCCCAGCGATTCAATTCGCCTTGAGTCGTTATGTGGGTAAGCAGCAAGCCGTCCGCCTCATCCGGATCAATGGGGGTGGCATCTTCCGGATATGTGAAATCAATCATTATGGTCGTCCCAGAGCGTTGCGGGAAGCGTCCGTATGAGTTCATCCGCCAGGGCCGACAGGACCCGGGCGTTCTCCTTCCTGCTGAGCGCCTGTTTCTCCAGTCGCATCGTTTGGGAAGCCTTGGAAAGGCGCTTGATGGCGACCCGTTGTGCCTGACGGGCGACCGTCTCCTCCAGGCTTGTCCGCGGCACAAACCCGTAAACAAAAACGCAATCAAGACTATCGGCGATGCGGCGCATGGTTTTGATGGTGACCGAACCCGACAGTTCTTCTTTCTCGATACGCGCTACCGCCTGCTGAGCGACGCCGAGCCGTTCGGCCAATTGCCTGGCGGTCATCCCCAGGGCGCCGCGGATAGCGCGGATCCAGCCTTTCGGCGGCGCCACAGCGTTACGCAGAGGGCTGAAACGTTCTAAAGAGACATCAAGCTGCTCTCTTATCAATTTCTTTTTATCCATGGTCGTTATCCTTGTTATTCAGCAAAATAAATACAACATATATGTTGTGCATTTGTCAAGGAAATACAACATTTATATTGTATTTTTAAGGGTAACGGGATAAAGGGGACACGCCACCTTAACAGAGATCTTGCTCATATCCCAGGCTGCCGCTTTCAGCCGCTTCTGGTAAACCCGAGTGCCCGGAGTGATGACATCCTGATTTTTTTTCCAATAGACATTACCAAACAACTACCTTCTGACCACCAAGGCCACGGCTTCGCCGCCGCCCAGGCACAGGGTGGCCAGGCCGGTCTTTTTGTCCTGGCGCTGCATTTCGTATAGCAGGGTCACCAGCACCCGGCAGCCGCTGGCGCCGATGGGATGACCCAGGGCGACGCTGCCGCCGTTGACGTTGACCCTGGCCGGGTCCAGACCCAGTTCCCGCATGACCGCCACCGTTGATCCGGAAAAGGCCTCGTTGACTTCAAACAGGTCTACCCGGTCAATGGCGATGCCCTCTTTCTTGAGGCACTTGGGAATGGCGCCGATGGGCGCCACCAGCACGTACTTCATATCCAGGCCGAAGGAGGCCTGGGCCCCGACCGTGGCCATGATGGTGCATCCCAGGGCCTCGGCTTTTTCCCGGGACATGACCACGACCGCGGCGGCGCCGTCGCTGATGATGGAGGCGTTGCCGGCGGTGGCCGTACCGTTCTTCTGGAAAGCCGGCTTCATGGCCGCCAGGGCCTCGTAGCTGGTTTCCCGGGGGCACTCGTCTTGCACGAAAAGCGTCGTCCCCTTTTTGCCGGGCACCTCGACCGGCATGATCTCCGCTTCAAACCGGCCGGCGGCCATGGCCGCCAGGGTCCGGCGGTAGGACTCGGCCGCGTAGCGGTCCTGGTCCTCCCGGCTGACGTTATACTTTTCGGCGCAAAGATCGTTGGAAATGCCCATGTGAAAATCATTGACGATATCCCAGAGGCCGTCATTGAGCATGTGATCCTTGAGTTCGCCGCCGCCCATGCGATAGCCGAAGCGCGCTTTTTCAAGATAAAAAGGGGCCCGGCTCATGTTCTCCATGCCGCCGGCCACCACCACCTCGGCGTCGCCGGTCTGAATGGCCTGGGCCGCCAGCATGACGGTTTTCAGGGCCGAGCCGCAAACCTTGTTGACGGTAATGCACTGCACTTCCCAGGGCATGCCGGCGGCCACGGCGGCCTGCCGGGCCGGGTTCTGGCCGTAGCCGCAGGGCAGCACCATGCCCATCATCACCTCATCCACCGCCGCTTTCTCGATGCCGGCCCGGCGCACGGCCTCGGCAATGACCAGACCGCCCAGCCGCGTGGCCCCGATGCCGGCCAGCGTCCCGTTAAATGACCCCAGCGGGGTCCGTACCGCGCTGACAATGACCGCTTCTTTCATGTTTTCACCTTATCCGATTAAATTTTAACGCTAAAAAATGTCCAATATCACACCCTCGAACCCTCGGCCCCTTGAATCCTTGGACCCTCTATTTGAAAAAACGGGCCTGGCAGTTGATACCGGCCGGCAGCTTGTGCCCGGGATTGGGCAGTTGGACGCGGACGCCGAAGGTACCGCTGGCCGCGTCGACCACTTCATCCACAATCACCACCTGGCCCTGATGAGAACCGCCGATAGGGTTCTCCGGCCTGACTTCCGCCTTCATGCCTTTGACAATAGTACCATACAGCGAAGACGGCACAATCACCTCCACGTTCAGGGGATCAACGCGGGCGATTTTCATGATGGACCCTTCGCCGATATACTCTCCCGGCCCCAGATGACGTTCCACCACGACGCCGTCGACCGGGCTTAAAATAGTCCGGAGGTTCAGCCGCTCCTGGGCGTCCCGGAGCTGGATTGCCATGACATGGACCTCCGTCTCCATCTCGTCCTTCTCATGAATGGAAATCAGTTGTTTCTGGTAAAGTTCTTCGTTGCGGAGGACTTTTCTTCTTCCGAACTCCAGGCGGGCATTGGCCAGTTCAACCTGGGCCTTTTCCACGTCCGCCTTCAGCGTCGCCAGCACCTGGCCCTGCTGGATGCGGTCCCCGCGCTCCACGGCCACGTTTTCGATGATGCCCGGCACCTGGCTGCTGACCTCAATGACTTCACTGGCCTCGATCAGCCCCCGGTGAAACGTGGCATCCGCCTGCTCCGCGCGGGAATCCGTCACCGTCCCGGCCCATACGCACAGAAAGCAACCGACGACAGCCGCAAAATTTCTCATGAACGACCTCCTATTCACTTTTGCCGGAGAAGGACAAGGTGTCGCTCCGGCTTTCATCATACCGGACCAGCCGCTTGCGCACCCCGGTATGGACCTGTTCGAGTTTCCGCTGCGCTCTTGTTATAGCCTTTTTCCCGACCGGTTTCCAGAGTTCCAGGCCCCTTTTTTCCAGCCAGCGGGCCGCCCACCCGTATGCCCCCGGCGCGCCGTCCGTAATCAGCGGGTCCTCCAGGGAAACATATCCCTCGCATCGGCCGGGGTCCCCCTGCCGGCCGCACCGGCCCGCCAGTTGCCGGTCTACGCGGCCGGCTTCGTGGCGTTCGGTCATGAGCACGTGCAGCCCTCCCCGTTCGGTCACGCCCGGCGCCAGCTTGATATCGGTACCCCGGCCGGCCATGTTGGTGGCGATGGTGACCCGGCCCGGTTCGCCGGCCCGGGCGACGATCAATGCTTCTTCCTCGTTCTGCTTGGCGTTGAGAATCTGGTGGGGGACCCCGCGCTCCGTCAGTATCCGGCTGAGATATTCGGAAACAGCCACGGTACGGGTCCCGATCAGGACCGGAACCTCCTGCACGTGCAGTTCCTCCACCCGCCGGATCACCGCCGCGAACTTTTCCCCCAGGGTGGGATAAATGGCGTCGGGGGTGATGATTCTCTGCGACGGCCGGTTGGTCGGTATTCGCGCCACCGACAGCCCGTAAATCGACCACAGTTCCCGCCGGATCTCCCGGGCGGTCCCGGTCATGCCGCCCAGCCTGAGATAGCGGCGGAAAAACCGCTGATAGCTGATGCGGGCGACCGTCTCCCGCTGTCCCGTGACGGCGCAGCCCTCCTTGGTCTCGATCAGTTGATGCAGGCCCCCTTCCCAGGCCCGGTCGGGCATGACCCGGCCCGTGAATTCATCGATAATCTGGATTTTATCGTCCTGGACCAGATAGTGCTCATCCCGCCGGTAAAGGTAGATAGCGGCCAGGGCCTTGCGCACCAGTTCCTCCCGCCGGATGGGGCTCTGCCAGACGGGACCCAGGGACGCCACCGCCCGCTCGATTTCTTCCCGGCCCCGCTCGGTCACAATAATGGTTTTGACGCCCTCGTCCGGCTCGTAGTCAAAGCGGTAATGGACATTGTTTTCCAGGCTGCCGGCCAGATCCAGGGCCTGCCGGGCCGCCACCTCCTCCCCCTCGGAGGCTTCGCTGCGGGAGATAATCAGCGGGGTGCGGGCCTCATCCACCAGCACGCTGTCCACCTCGTCGACGATACCGTAATGCAGTCCGCGCAGCAGCAGCCGGCCGCTGCGGCCGTGGCGGTCGTAAATGTGCTCGGCGTAAAGGTGCAGGCGGCTGGGGCTTTCCCCCAGGGCGATGCGGTCCCGGAGATAATCGAAAACCACTTCCTTGTTGGTGACGTAGGTGACGTCGCAGCCGTAGGCGACCCGACGCTGGGCCGGGTTCTTGTCATGAATGACGCAGTCCACGGTAATGTCGAAAAAACGGTAGAGGTCGCTCATGAGCTGGGCGTCGCGGTAAGTCAGGTAATCGTTGACGGTGATGACGTGAACGGGTATCCCGGCCAGGGCCGCGGTAATGGCCGGCAGGGTGGCCACCAGGGTCTTGCCCTCGCCGGTATCCATTTCCGCCAGCAGCCCCGTGAGGATGGCGTATCCGCCCGCCAGCTGGCAGTTGAAATGGCGCATGCCCAGGATCCGCCCGGCGGCTTCCCGGATGACGGCAAAGGACTCGGCCACCAGGGGCAGGGTAAACCCTTCGGCCCGAAGCCGCCGCCGCAGCAGACGGCCCTTTTCCCGCAGGTCCCCGTCGGAACGGCCGCTGATTTCCGCCGCCGCCCGTTCCACCGGGTCAATGATTTTCTCCAGGCGCGATAACCGGGCGTTCAAGGGCCGCGCCACCCACCCGACCGCTTCCCAGGCCAGGCGGTCCAGGACGGTCTGCCTTCTTTCCCGGGCTTCCGGACGGGTGAAATGATCGGCCCGGGGCCAGTTGGTTACGGTTGCGCGCATGAAATATTCGTGAATAGACCGGCACCGCCCTTTAAGGACGCGTTTACAGGTTGAAAATCCCCATGAAAACCCGCCTCAGGGTCCGGTACCACTGGACGGCCAGGGGTTCCGCTTCGTGTTCGAACCGCAGGAAAACCCGGGAGCCCAGGCGGTCTTTCATGGGTTCGTCCAGGGCCACCTCGAAATAAAACAGCGACTCAAAGGATTTCTTTTCCCGCTGCGCCCGGGGATCCAGGGCAAAGGGGCCGCCGCCTTCCAGAGAAAACGCCGCCGTGGGCAGATCAGCCGAAGCGGCCGGCACCTCCCGCATGAGCCGGGCCGGAATCCGGTGGAAAACCCGGGCCACGGGGCGGGCCGTGACCTTGCGTACGTTGTGCCTGATCTTTCCCACATCCATCTGAGGAATGGCGGCCAGAACGGTCAGCTTCCCGTAATCGGCCACGTATCCCAGAGGCTCTCCCCGCCGGACATAACGGCCGGGATAATCCACCGCGTCCGGCAGGATGAAAAAACCGTCTCCCGGGCTCCTGACCACCAGGTCCTCCCGACGCTCCCGGGCGAAGCGAAGCTCATTCTCGACCACGGCGATCTCCTCGCGCATGATGCGTTCCTGGGTCCGGTCGGTGACCATGGCCAGAAGATGACGGGCCTGGTATTCCCGGAGCTTGGCCTCCAGGGCTTTCTCCTCTTCGTCGATGTCGGGGTTGACGCACCGGATGAGCGGATCACCGGCCTTTACGGTCGTCCCGGGCGGAACGATGACGGCATCCACGGTCCCGTCGGTGCCGGAACGGATCTGGGACTGCTCTCCCGGCCAGACCACGCCCTGGGCCATGGTGGTCGACGGCAGGGGAATCGCGAAAATGACAAACGCCACCGCGGCGACAACAGCCGCGGCCAGCCCGACGATCCGGATCCGCCGCTTGTAGAGATCGGGATCAGACAGAATCGTCCGGCCCAGTCGAACCAGGGGGACGGCCACCAGCCCGACCAGGGCCCATATCGCGATCAGCACGCCGACAAAGAAGAACTTTCCGGCAATAAACAGGGCGATCCGGATACTGATGTATATTCTGTAAAAGAAAGAAGCAATGCCGTAAAAAACAAGCCACAACGCTTCCCGGCGGTCGGTAACGGTAAACACGGCCGCTTCGTTCCGAAGCAGATAGCGCTGGGCCAGATAACCCAGGTAGCGGTTTGCCTGGGCCCCCAGATTGGGGATTTCCAGGTAATCGGCCAGGATATAATAGGCGTCAAAACGCAGCAGCGGGTTGCCGTTGAACAGCAGCGTGGAAACGCCGGCGATGAGCATGACATTGAAAGCCAGGGCCCGCAGCGCCCCCGGCTCGAGATTGACCCAGAGCATCATGGCCAGGGAGGCGATGACCATTTCCACGGCGATGCCGGAAAACCCCACGATCATTCTCCGCCGTTTTTCCCGGAAAGCGGAAGCGGTGGAGGCGTCAACATAGGGCACCGGCACGAAGACCAGCAGCATGATGCCCACTTCATGCACTTCACCGCCCCAGCGCTTGACGGCGCTGGCATGGCCGAATTCGTGGCAGGTTTTTACCACCGGGTAGATCAGCCACAGCAGCAGCAGATTTTCCAGGGCCAGAACGCGATCGGCCAGGTTCAGGGTCAGCTCGTCCCAGTGCAGAGAAGCCAGAATCACGGCCGTTGCCACCAGCCCGCACCAGGCCACGGCGCCCGCGGCAGTAAAAAACGGCATCGTCAGAAACGCAGCCCGTTCCAGGAACCGGTCGGGGTCAAGCAGGGGCAGGCGCAGGGCCAGGGGGGAGCGGATGCGATTCATCAGTTTGCTCTGCCGGTCCTTGCGGCTCCGGTGGAGCAGATATTCGATGTTCGGGGCCATGTCCGACTGCAGCACATCGGCCTGATTCAACCGTGACAGCAGCGTGATGACCTCTTCCTGGGTGGGCATTTCATCGCCCAGGTGGAGACAGGCCGCCTCCCATATTTCCTGCAGGGTCCGGGTCCCGTCCATCAGGCCGATGATATAATACGCCTGTTCGGAAAAACGGTGGAACCGTCCGGTGGAATGGTCCTGAAGAACATACCAGGCCTTGCCGCGGAATGTCTGCCGGTGGACCTGGGCGTGACTGCGGAGGAAAGGTTTGAGACCGGCAACCCGGTACCAGGAACTGCTGTAGAGATTCTTTTCCGACATGGGTGCCTCGCCCTATGGCCACCACGACCAGATTTTCAGCCGGACCCATTCGGACAGGGGCCTTGTCCAGATATCGGCCAGCAGCCGACGGCCGGCCTGAATCTTGGCCACCCCTTCCATGCCCGGCCGGAGAAGCGGCGACAGGCGCTCCAGGCGGGCTTCCACCCGGTAGAAGTTCTTCCCTTCGGCGGCCGTGGTCAGCGGTGTGATCTGGGTCACCGTGAAATCGAATTTCTCGGCCGGCAGGGCGGAAAGAACCAGTTCGCCCCGCTGGCCTTCGGCCACATCGGCGATGCGGCCCTCATTGACCTTGAGAATGACCCGGTAGGCGTCCAGGGGAGCGATCTGAAACAGTTCCTCCCCCTGTTTCACGGCCCCGCCCAACCGCTGGCTGAGATCGCCGCTCAACAGCACGCCCTTGAAAGGGGCCCGCAGGGCGATACGTTCCAGCCGGCTTTCGGCCAGATCCAGTTGGGCCTTAGCCTGATCCATCTGTGCCTGGATGATATTGGCCTCGGCCCGGTTCCCCTGGGCCACGGCTTCCTGTAATTGGCGCTGCGACTGGTTCAGACGGCCCAGCCAGTTGATCCGTTCCAGCCGGAGATCCCGATCGTCCAGGGAACAGAGCAGGTCGTCCTGGGCGACCACATCACCGGCCCGGGCCGGCGCCGAGGCGATAAAACCATCAAAAGGGGCCACCACCGAGCGCTGCACGGCACCCTCCAGAACCGTATCGGCCGAAATGCGGTAATCTCCCCGGGCCAGGGCAAAAAACAGGGCCGCCAGGAGAACGACCACGGCGACCGCCTTTCTGCCCGTGTACCCGGGTCCGAAAAGCCTGGACAACTGATTCCGGAAAGCGCCCAGCGCGATGAAAACAATCGGCCGGTCATGGTGGTGTTTGTCTTCCAGGGCCGGTCCGGAAAGAGCCGCCACGCTCTTGACATAGGCGAGTTCTTCGGCGGTAAACGGCCTGTCTTTCTGCCGTTCCAGGGTGACGGCGCCATAATAACGGTCCCGGCCGTAAAGCGGCACCGTCATGACGGCCCGGGTGCCGTGCTTGACCGCCAGGTGTTCATGGTCACGGAGGACATAGGCCTGTGAATTCGCCGGCGGCGGGTACAGGATCTCGGCCCGCTGGGCCACCGCCTCGTCCATGGCCGCGCCGATGGCCCGCAGGAGATTCATTTTTCTGCCGACCACGGCGGAGTGGGAAACAGCCTCGACATGGGCGAACTTCTTTTTCATCAGGCCGAGACTGACGCGGTCGCAGGCGAGCCGCGTGGCCAGGGACGTCACAAAGGCCATGGCGGCGCCGTCAAAATGTTTTTCTACCAGCACACCGGCCAGGATATCCACCGCCGCCTTGAGCCGGTCAAGGGCGTCCCCGTCCTCCAGGTTCCGGCGCCGACGAAAATGATTTTCGATCCAGACCGCGCCCCACTGCAGCTGTTCCATGGCCGGACGAAGCAGATGCTCTCCGGCCGCGGCCACTTCCACCGCGACGGCACCAACGCAACGGCCATCAATCCGGATGGGATAGGCCAGACCAAAACGGGAAGAACCGTCCACGGGAGAAAGGCCGACCAGCATCCCTTCCTGTTCGGCCAGGGTCTGCTCCAGGACATCGGCCAGCCGTTCGCCCTCGGTGCCCCCCTCGGGCCAGGCGGCCACGGGAACATATCGCTGGGCCCGGGGATCATTGAGCGCCAGAACCGCCTGACAGCAATCCCGGATGAGTGAACACTGGACGGTCAGCCACGAAGAGAGAAAGGTTTCCTGATCCGTCGATCCCGCCAGTCCGGCCCAGGGTGTCTGCTCCTGTCGTGAATCCGCCGCCTGCCCGTCGGATCGAGAATCCATAGGTCACCGGTATTTCGGCCATAACCGGCCGGAAAAAATCAGGGAGCGACAGGTTCATCGCTCCCTATGATTGTTTCGGTTTTATATTATTAAAAAAGGATCAGGCATTGCCCTGAGTGGCCGGGCTTTTGTCCGCCGAGTCCGTGGAA comes from the Thermodesulfobacteriota bacterium genome and includes:
- a CDS encoding efflux RND transporter periplasmic adaptor subunit — its product is MRNFAAVVGCFLCVWAGTVTDSRAEQADATFHRGLIEASEVIEVSSQVPGIIENVAVERGDRIQQGQVLATLKADVEKAQVELANARLEFGRRKVLRNEELYQKQLISIHEKDEMETEVHVMAIQLRDAQERLNLRTILSPVDGVVVERHLGPGEYIGEGSIMKIARVDPLNVEVIVPSSLYGTIVKGMKAEVRPENPIGGSHQGQVVIVDEVVDAASGTFGVRVQLPNPGHKLPAGINCQARFFK
- a CDS encoding preprotein translocase subunit SecA, with translation MRATVTNWPRADHFTRPEARERRQTVLDRLAWEAVGWVARPLNARLSRLEKIIDPVERAAAEISGRSDGDLREKGRLLRRRLRAEGFTLPLVAESFAVIREAAGRILGMRHFNCQLAGGYAILTGLLAEMDTGEGKTLVATLPAITAALAGIPVHVITVNDYLTYRDAQLMSDLYRFFDITVDCVIHDKNPAQRRVAYGCDVTYVTNKEVVFDYLRDRIALGESPSRLHLYAEHIYDRHGRSGRLLLRGLHYGIVDEVDSVLVDEARTPLIISRSEASEGEEVAARQALDLAGSLENNVHYRFDYEPDEGVKTIIVTERGREEIERAVASLGPVWQSPIRREELVRKALAAIYLYRRDEHYLVQDDKIQIIDEFTGRVMPDRAWEGGLHQLIETKEGCAVTGQRETVARISYQRFFRRYLRLGGMTGTAREIRRELWSIYGLSVARIPTNRPSQRIITPDAIYPTLGEKFAAVIRRVEELHVQEVPVLIGTRTVAVSEYLSRILTERGVPHQILNAKQNEEEALIVARAGEPGRVTIATNMAGRGTDIKLAPGVTERGGLHVLMTERHEAGRVDRQLAGRCGRQGDPGRCEGYVSLEDPLITDGAPGAYGWAARWLEKRGLELWKPVGKKAITRAQRKLEQVHTGVRKRLVRYDESRSDTLSFSGKSE
- a CDS encoding efflux RND transporter periplasmic adaptor subunit, encoding MSEKNLYSSSWYRVAGLKPFLRSHAQVHRQTFRGKAWYVLQDHSTGRFHRFSEQAYYIIGLMDGTRTLQEIWEAACLHLGDEMPTQEEVITLLSRLNQADVLQSDMAPNIEYLLHRSRKDRQSKLMNRIRSPLALRLPLLDPDRFLERAAFLTMPFFTAAGAVAWCGLVATAVILASLHWDELTLNLADRVLALENLLLLWLIYPVVKTCHEFGHASAVKRWGGEVHEVGIMLLVFVPVPYVDASTASAFREKRRRMIVGFSGIAVEMVIASLAMMLWVNLEPGALRALAFNVMLIAGVSTLLFNGNPLLRFDAYYILADYLEIPNLGAQANRYLGYLAQRYLLRNEAAVFTVTDRREALWLVFYGIASFFYRIYISIRIALFIAGKFFFVGVLIAIWALVGLVAVPLVRLGRTILSDPDLYKRRIRIVGLAAAVVAAVAFVIFAIPLPSTTMAQGVVWPGEQSQIRSGTDGTVDAVIVPPGTTVKAGDPLIRCVNPDIDEEEKALEAKLREYQARHLLAMVTDRTQERIMREEIAVVENELRFARERREDLVVRSPGDGFFILPDAVDYPGRYVRRGEPLGYVADYGKLTVLAAIPQMDVGKIRHNVRKVTARPVARVFHRIPARLMREVPAASADLPTAAFSLEGGGPFALDPRAQREKKSFESLFYFEVALDEPMKDRLGSRVFLRFEHEAEPLAVQWYRTLRRVFMGIFNL
- a CDS encoding acetyl-CoA C-acetyltransferase; this translates as MKEAVIVSAVRTPLGSFNGTLAGIGATRLGGLVIAEAVRRAGIEKAAVDEVMMGMVLPCGYGQNPARQAAVAAGMPWEVQCITVNKVCGSALKTVMLAAQAIQTGDAEVVVAGGMENMSRAPFYLEKARFGYRMGGGELKDHMLNDGLWDIVNDFHMGISNDLCAEKYNVSREDQDRYAAESYRRTLAAMAAGRFEAEIMPVEVPGKKGTTLFVQDECPRETSYEALAAMKPAFQKNGTATAGNASIISDGAAAVVVMSREKAEALGCTIMATVGAQASFGLDMKYVLVAPIGAIPKCLKKEGIAIDRVDLFEVNEAFSGSTVAVMRELGLDPARVNVNGGSVALGHPIGASGCRVLVTLLYEMQRQDKKTGLATLCLGGGEAVALVVRR
- a CDS encoding HlyD family efflux transporter periplasmic adaptor subunit; translated protein: MDSRSDGQAADSRQEQTPWAGLAGSTDQETFLSSWLTVQCSLIRDCCQAVLALNDPRAQRYVPVAAWPEGGTEGERLADVLEQTLAEQEGMLVGLSPVDGSSRFGLAYPIRIDGRCVGAVAVEVAAAGEHLLRPAMEQLQWGAVWIENHFRRRRNLEDGDALDRLKAAVDILAGVLVEKHFDGAAMAFVTSLATRLACDRVSLGLMKKKFAHVEAVSHSAVVGRKMNLLRAIGAAMDEAVAQRAEILYPPPANSQAYVLRDHEHLAVKHGTRAVMTVPLYGRDRYYGAVTLERQKDRPFTAEELAYVKSVAALSGPALEDKHHHDRPIVFIALGAFRNQLSRLFGPGYTGRKAVAVVVLLAALFFALARGDYRISADTVLEGAVQRSVVAPFDGFIASAPARAGDVVAQDDLLCSLDDRDLRLERINWLGRLNQSQRQLQEAVAQGNRAEANIIQAQMDQAKAQLDLAESRLERIALRAPFKGVLLSGDLSQRLGGAVKQGEELFQIAPLDAYRVILKVNEGRIADVAEGQRGELVLSALPAEKFDFTVTQITPLTTAAEGKNFYRVEARLERLSPLLRPGMEGVAKIQAGRRLLADIWTRPLSEWVRLKIWSWWP
- a CDS encoding mobile mystery protein A → MDKKKLIREQLDVSLERFSPLRNAVAPPKGWIRAIRGALGMTARQLAERLGVAQQAVARIEKEELSGSVTIKTMRRIADSLDCVFVYGFVPRTSLEETVARQAQRVAIKRLSKASQTMRLEKQALSRKENARVLSALADELIRTLPATLWDDHND